The sequence TTGGCATATTGTCAGGCTTCATCATAACTCATCAAAATCAATTTCATTCAGTATATCACGCAGCTTAAGGGCTTCTTCCTTAGTCAGAGTAATTCCCTTTGTCATAGCTGTATGATCTTCATTCCAGGAACGCAGATCAAATTTCTCTTCCCGGTTATTCCAGCTCGTGTAAGTCAATTGCTTTTTCCATCCATTGGGCGCTATTGACAAATCCCCCAATTCCTTTTGTATCGTGTATGTAATTTTAGCAGCCATTCAACTTCACCTCTTAAAATCATGAATATGCTTTATATGGTATCATAAGGCTTTTTGTAAATCAA is a genomic window of Veillonellaceae bacterium containing:
- a CDS encoding PC4/YdbC family ssDNA-binding protein, which encodes MAAKITYTIQKELGDLSIAPNGWKKQLTYTSWNNREEKFDLRSWNEDHTAMTKGITLTKEEALKLRDILNEIDFDEL